One window of Nocardia nova SH22a genomic DNA carries:
- a CDS encoding alpha/beta fold hydrolase, with product MAVLTVRAQGDGPQVALVHGGAGPKSTWSGLESLTEHWTVLHVYRRGFDPSPPPLRGRQDFLVDADDLTDVFREYRPHVVAHSYGVLGTLLAAADHPETVRSLTLIEPPLYFLLPRDPEVAHLEQLGNTVLTDGLDADPSALREFLTLAGSPISDSDRLPEAAVTAIERAHNSRLPGQAHPNLSVLRAAGIPALVASGRHTAGLERICDALAEELGADRAVHPGAGHFVPAAPGFADRLHTFLSSVSSHSDNP from the coding sequence GTGGCTGTTCTCACCGTACGCGCGCAGGGTGACGGACCGCAGGTGGCGCTGGTGCACGGCGGTGCCGGGCCGAAATCCACTTGGTCCGGGCTCGAATCGCTCACCGAACACTGGACCGTGCTCCACGTGTACCGGCGGGGCTTCGACCCCAGCCCGCCACCGCTCCGGGGTCGGCAGGATTTCCTGGTCGACGCCGACGATCTCACCGATGTGTTCCGCGAATACCGCCCCCATGTGGTCGCCCACTCCTACGGCGTACTCGGAACGCTCCTGGCCGCCGCCGACCACCCGGAAACCGTCCGCTCCCTGACCCTGATCGAACCGCCGCTCTACTTCCTGCTTCCCCGCGATCCCGAGGTCGCCCACCTCGAACAGCTCGGAAACACCGTCCTCACCGACGGTCTCGACGCCGATCCGAGCGCCCTGCGCGAATTCCTCACCCTCGCCGGCTCCCCCATCTCCGACTCCGATCGGCTTCCGGAGGCGGCGGTCACCGCGATCGAACGCGCCCACAACAGCCGACTCCCCGGCCAGGCCCACCCGAACCTGTCGGTTCTGCGAGCCGCCGGAATCCCGGCCCTGGTCGCCTCCGGCAGGCACACCGCCGGCCTGGAACGAATCTGCGACGCTCTCGCCGAGGAACTGGGCGCCGACCGAGCCGTCCACCCCGGCGCAGGCCATTTCGTCCCCGCCGCACCGGGTTTCGCCGACCGGCTACACACTTTTCTGTCTTCGGTCTCATCGCATTCGGACAACCCATAA
- a CDS encoding nuclear transport factor 2 family protein — protein sequence MSEHEQFVGKFIDFWKDPSPERMAEILHPDVVLTQPLAAPMRGIDAARQEFRRIWRLFPDLRAEVDLWRGDAAALFIEFRLRAKVGRELVEWPNIDRFVLRDGKAVVRTNYFDPLPVLPVIAEHPSLWWRWWTSGAARPWKTGHGIDDYNTVVPREIS from the coding sequence GTGTCCGAACATGAGCAGTTCGTGGGGAAGTTCATCGACTTCTGGAAGGATCCGTCGCCGGAGCGGATGGCGGAAATCCTGCATCCGGACGTGGTGCTGACCCAGCCGCTGGCCGCACCGATGCGGGGTATCGACGCTGCCCGGCAGGAGTTTCGGCGCATCTGGCGGTTGTTTCCCGATCTGCGCGCGGAAGTGGACCTCTGGCGCGGGGACGCCGCGGCACTGTTCATCGAGTTCCGATTGCGGGCGAAGGTCGGCCGCGAACTCGTCGAATGGCCGAATATCGATCGGTTCGTATTGCGCGACGGAAAGGCGGTCGTGCGGACGAACTACTTCGATCCGCTCCCGGTCCTGCCGGTGATCGCCGAACATCCCTCGCTGTGGTGGCGCTGGTGGACTTCGGGCGCGGCGCGACCGTGGAAGACCGGGCACGGGATCGACGACTACAACACGGTGGTTCCTCGCGAGATCTCTTGA